In Rahnella sikkimica, the following are encoded in one genomic region:
- the xylR gene encoding D-xylose utilization transcriptional activator XylR (D-xylose enhances binding of XylR to the xyl promoter and activates transcription.) — protein MFEKRYRITLLFNANKVYDRQVVEGVGEYLQASQSDWDIFIEEDFRCRIDNIKDWLGDGVIADFDDREIETLLQDLNVPIVGVGGSYHREEDYPPVHYIATDNYALVEAAFMHLKEKGINRFAFYGLPDAGGKRWAQEREFAFRKLVSAEQYQGVVYQGMETAPENWQHAQNRLADWIQTLPQQTGIIAVTDARARHLLQVCEHLNIPVPEKLSVIGIDNEELTRYLSRVALSSVVQGTRQMGYRAAKLLHQLLDQRVLPLQRILVPPVKVVERRSTDFRSLRDPAVIQAMHYIRYHACKGIKVEQVLDAIGMSRSNLEKRFKDETGQTIHGVIHEEKLDRARNLLAATSISINEISQMCGYPSLQYFYSVFRKGYEMTPKEYRSIHGESVYQEV, from the coding sequence ATGTTTGAAAAACGTTATCGGATCACGCTGTTATTTAACGCGAACAAAGTCTACGACCGTCAGGTCGTGGAAGGGGTTGGCGAATATTTACAGGCCTCACAGAGCGACTGGGATATCTTCATTGAAGAGGATTTTCGCTGCCGTATCGACAATATTAAAGACTGGCTCGGAGACGGTGTTATTGCGGACTTCGATGACCGGGAAATAGAAACCTTGCTCCAAGACCTCAATGTGCCGATTGTCGGCGTCGGCGGCTCTTATCACCGGGAAGAGGATTATCCGCCGGTTCACTACATTGCGACCGATAACTACGCGCTGGTCGAAGCGGCGTTTATGCATCTGAAAGAAAAGGGCATCAACCGTTTTGCCTTCTACGGTTTGCCGGATGCGGGCGGAAAACGCTGGGCGCAGGAACGGGAATTCGCTTTCCGGAAACTGGTGTCCGCCGAGCAGTATCAGGGCGTGGTCTATCAGGGAATGGAAACCGCACCGGAAAACTGGCAGCATGCGCAAAACCGGCTGGCGGACTGGATACAAACGCTGCCGCAGCAAACCGGCATTATTGCCGTCACCGACGCCCGCGCCCGGCATTTATTGCAGGTTTGCGAACATCTGAATATTCCTGTTCCCGAAAAACTTAGCGTCATTGGTATCGATAACGAAGAACTCACCCGTTACCTCTCCCGCGTGGCATTGTCATCTGTGGTGCAGGGCACGCGCCAGATGGGATATCGCGCAGCAAAACTGTTGCATCAGTTGCTGGATCAGCGCGTTCTGCCGTTGCAGCGCATTCTGGTTCCGCCGGTTAAAGTGGTAGAACGTCGCTCAACGGACTTCCGTTCTTTGCGTGATCCGGCGGTGATACAGGCGATGCATTACATCCGTTATCACGCCTGCAAAGGTATCAAAGTCGAGCAGGTTCTGGACGCGATCGGCATGTCACGGTCTAACCTGGAGAAGCGTTTTAAAGATGAAACCGGGCAAACCATTCATGGCGTGATCCACGAAGAAAAGCTCGACCGCGCCCGCAATCTTCTGGCCGCCACGTCGATTTCCATTAACGAAATCTCGCAAATGTGCGGGTATCCGTCACTGCAATATTTCTATTCAGTCTTCCGGAAAGGCTATGAAATGACGCCGAAAGAATACCGCAGTATTCACGGCGAGAGCGTTTATCAGGAAGTGTAG
- the xylH gene encoding xylose ABC transporter permease XylH: MSKFPQSATPAASADNGEPGTVLPIPKLKNINLQVFVMLAAIAVIIVFFSLTTDGAYISARNISNLLRQTAITGILAVGMVFVIISAEIDLSVGSMMGLLGGAAAIFDVWLGWPLPLTIVVTLALGLLLGAWNGWWVAYRKVPSFIVTLAGMLAFRGILIGITSGTTVAPTTPAMSLIGQSYLPDSFGFGIGAISLALFIGWQWRRRNQRAALGLPVTGAKNHVTRQALTAIIALGAIYLLNDYRGVPTPVLILVALMLGGMFMASRTSFGRRIYAIGGNIEAARLSGVNVERSKLAVFAINGLMVAIAGLILSSRLGAGSPSAGNIAELDAIAACVIGGTSLAGGVGSVAGAVMGAFIMASLDNGMSMLDVPTFWQYIVKGAILLLAVWMDSATKRRA, encoded by the coding sequence ATGTCTAAATTTCCCCAATCAGCCACCCCAGCCGCTTCTGCGGACAACGGTGAACCGGGCACTGTATTGCCAATCCCGAAGCTTAAGAACATTAACCTTCAGGTTTTTGTCATGCTGGCGGCCATCGCGGTGATTATCGTTTTTTTCAGCCTGACGACAGACGGCGCGTACATCAGCGCGCGCAATATTTCAAACCTGCTGCGCCAGACCGCCATCACCGGTATTTTGGCAGTGGGTATGGTCTTTGTGATTATCTCCGCTGAAATCGACCTCTCCGTCGGTTCGATGATGGGTTTACTCGGGGGCGCTGCCGCTATTTTTGATGTCTGGTTAGGCTGGCCGTTACCGCTGACCATTGTGGTCACGCTGGCGCTGGGCCTGTTACTCGGGGCATGGAACGGCTGGTGGGTGGCCTACCGTAAAGTGCCTTCTTTTATCGTGACACTCGCCGGGATGCTGGCGTTTCGCGGCATTCTGATTGGTATCACCAGCGGGACCACCGTCGCGCCGACTACACCTGCGATGTCCCTGATTGGGCAAAGCTATCTGCCAGACTCCTTCGGCTTTGGCATTGGTGCCATATCACTGGCGTTGTTTATCGGCTGGCAATGGCGCAGACGTAACCAGCGTGCAGCGCTTGGCCTGCCGGTTACGGGAGCGAAAAACCACGTCACGCGACAGGCGCTGACGGCGATTATTGCGCTGGGCGCGATTTATCTGCTCAACGATTATCGCGGCGTACCGACGCCGGTGCTGATTCTGGTGGCGCTGATGCTGGGCGGAATGTTCATGGCATCACGCACCTCCTTTGGTCGTCGTATTTATGCCATTGGTGGCAACATCGAAGCCGCCAGATTATCGGGCGTCAATGTTGAACGCAGCAAGCTGGCAGTGTTTGCCATCAACGGCCTGATGGTGGCGATTGCCGGGCTCATTCTCAGTTCCCGTCTGGGGGCCGGTTCACCTTCCGCGGGCAACATTGCAGAGCTTGATGCCATTGCGGCCTGTGTCATTGGCGGCACCAGTCTGGCAGGCGGTGTCGGCAGTGTGGCCGGTGCTGTTATGGGGGCATTTATCATGGCCTCGCTCGACAATGGCATGAGTATGCTCGACGTCCCGACTTTCTGGCAGTACATCGTCAAAGGTGCGATTTTACTGCTGGCGGTGTGGATGGATTCAGCCACTAAACGTCGTGCATAA